In Deltaproteobacteria bacterium, the DNA window GTTTGTATCGCTGGCGGTGGAACATCCGTTGGCGCTACAGCTTTGCCGTGGCACCGCCGAGGAGTCGCAGGTCAAAGGTTTCATCGAGCGGGTGAAGAACATCAGCCAAGCCAAGCGCGGCGAAGATGAAGTCGAGAAGGAAGGGGTTTTCACCGGCGCCTACTGCCGCAATCCTTTCACCGGGGAAAATATTCCGATCTACCTGGCCAATTTCGTTTTGATGGGCTACGGCACCGGCGCCGTGATGGCCGTGCCGGCGCACGATCAGCGGGATTTTGAGTTTGCGCGAAAATACCAGCTGCCGATCCGGCTCGTGATCGAGCCGCAAGATCGCAAACTCTCGGCGAGCGAATTGACCGAAGCCTATGTCGATGAGGGTGTGATGGTCGACAGCGGGCCGTTTTCGGGCACGCCGAACGTCGAAGGGAAAGAGAAAATTGCCGCCCACGCGCAAGCTCAAGGTTGGGGCGAAAAGGCGATTCGCTACCGGCTGCGCGACTGGGGTGTGTCGCGCCAGCGCTATTGGGGCACGCCGATACCGATCATCTATTGCGAGCGCTGCGGGCCGGTGGCGGTGCCGGATGCCGAACTCCCTGTCGAATTGCCAAAAGACGTGCCTTTCACCGGCAAAGGCGGCTCGCCGCTGGCGGAAAGCCAGCGCTTCAGCCAGGTCGCCTGTCCTCAGTGTGGCGGCGCCGCGCGCCGCGAAACCGACACGATGGACACCTTTGTGGATTCATCTTGGTATTTTCTGCGCTACGCATCGGCACGCTACGACAAGGCGCCGTTCGACAAAGCCCAGGGCAAGTATTGGATGGCAGTCGACCAATACATCGGCGGCGTCGAGCACGCGGTCTTGCATCTGCTTTACGCGCGCTTTTTTACCAAAGCGCTGCGTGACATCGGCCTCGCTCAAGTGGCTGAGCCGTTTAGTAATCTCTTGACGCAGGGCATGGTTTGCAAGGAAACCTACCGCTGCCCGACACACAACTGGCTTTTTCCGGGCGAGCTTGGTGGTTCGGAAAAACAAGGGTGGAAGTGTCCGCAGTGCGGCCAAGCTGTGGAAAAAGGCCGGGTCGAGAAGATGTCGAAATCGAAGAAAAACATCATCGATCCGGAGGATTTGATCAAAGCCTACGGCGCCGACACGGCGCGGTTGTTTACGTTGTTTGCGGCGCCGCCGGAAAAGGATCTGGAATGGAGCGATCAGGGCGTTGAAGGCGCCTATCGATTCTTGAGCCGATTGTGGCGTTTTACGCAGCAGCATCGCGATGGCTTGCTGGCCGGTAGCAATGGTGCGATGGACGAAGAGCTGACGGCCGACCTGCGCGATCTGCGTCGGACCATTCACCGTACGATCAAGAAAGTCACTGAAGACATAGACGGCCGCTTTCATTTCAACACCGCGATTGCTGCGATCATGGAATTGTTCAATGCCCTGAGCGCCGCCGCGCAGGATCAAGAACAACCGCGAGCCGGCGGCGCACTTATCAAAGAAGGGTTGGAAACGCTGATCGTTTTGTTGGCGCCTTTCGTGCCCC includes these proteins:
- a CDS encoding leucine--tRNA ligase — encoded protein: MYERYQPKEIEEKWQRQWEASHSFQVAEDGSKAKYYVLEMFPYPSGRIHMGHVRNYSIGDVVARYKRMQGFNVLHPMGWDAFGLPAENAAIERGVHPEAWTQENILYMKTQLRRMGLSYDWAREVATCLPDYYRWNQWIFIQFYKKGLAYKKSSSVNWCPSCATVLANEQVIDSACWRCDSTVVQKELEQWFFRITDYAEELLRDLDRLNGWPDKVLTMQRNWIGKSIGAEIDFPVIGHDTKLRIFTTRPDTIYGATFVSLAVEHPLALQLCRGTAEESQVKGFIERVKNISQAKRGEDEVEKEGVFTGAYCRNPFTGENIPIYLANFVLMGYGTGAVMAVPAHDQRDFEFARKYQLPIRLVIEPQDRKLSASELTEAYVDEGVMVDSGPFSGTPNVEGKEKIAAHAQAQGWGEKAIRYRLRDWGVSRQRYWGTPIPIIYCERCGPVAVPDAELPVELPKDVPFTGKGGSPLAESQRFSQVACPQCGGAARRETDTMDTFVDSSWYFLRYASARYDKAPFDKAQGKYWMAVDQYIGGVEHAVLHLLYARFFTKALRDIGLAQVAEPFSNLLTQGMVCKETYRCPTHNWLFPGELGGSEKQGWKCPQCGQAVEKGRVEKMSKSKKNIIDPEDLIKAYGADTARLFTLFAAPPEKDLEWSDQGVEGAYRFLSRLWRFTQQHRDGLLAGSNGAMDEELTADLRDLRRTIHRTIKKVTEDIDGRFHFNTAIAAIMELFNALSAAAQDQEQPRAGGALIKEGLETLIVLLAPFVPHVANELWEQLGHGETLDRVQWPTFSEAALEEEKLLVVVQVNGKVRGKITVPADVTQERIEKDALADPKVTGFLSGKKVQRVVYVPRRLVNIVVEG